The following are encoded in a window of Mycolicibacterium tusciae JS617 genomic DNA:
- the menD gene encoding 2-succinyl-5-enolpyruvyl-6-hydroxy-3-cyclohexene-1-carboxylic-acid synthase — protein MNPSTAQTRVVVDELVRGGVRDVVLCPGSRNAPLAFALQDADRAGRLRLHVRIDERTAGFLAIGLAVAERAPVCVAMTSGTAVANLGPAVVEANYARVPLIVLSANRPYELLGTGANQTFEQLGYFGTQMRETISLGLAPEMGGDGPGDLSSLNAQWRSATCRVLVAATGTRSANAGPVQFDIPLREPLVPDARDNLDAGIDYCPQGRPGGKPWTYTPAVTFDQPLDIDLTPDTVVIAGHGAGVHPNLAALPTVAEPTAPPAANPLHPFALRLVRPQQVIMLGRPTLHRPVSTLLADPAVPVYALTTGPRWPDVSGNSAATGTRAVTTGDPDPAWLERCAEVNRHAVDAVRAQLEAHPLKTGLHVAAAVADAIRPGDQLVLGASNPVRDAALVGLNTQGIKVRSNRGVAGIDGTVSTTIGAALAHEREAGGSNPGRTIALIGDLTFVHDSSGLLIGPTEPMPRNLTIVVSNDNGGGIFELLEQGDPRFSDVSSRIFGTPHDVDVGALCRAYHVESRQIEVDGLVDALNEPFDGMRVLEVKADRSSLRALHAAIKAAL, from the coding sequence GTGAACCCCTCGACTGCGCAGACCCGCGTGGTTGTCGACGAACTGGTCCGTGGCGGCGTCCGTGACGTCGTGCTGTGCCCGGGATCGCGAAACGCGCCGCTGGCATTCGCCTTGCAGGACGCCGACCGTGCGGGTCGGCTTCGGCTGCACGTGCGCATCGACGAACGCACTGCCGGCTTCCTGGCGATCGGCCTCGCGGTCGCCGAGCGGGCGCCGGTGTGCGTGGCGATGACGTCGGGCACCGCGGTGGCCAACCTCGGGCCCGCCGTGGTGGAGGCCAACTACGCGCGGGTGCCGCTCATCGTGCTCAGCGCCAACCGCCCGTACGAGTTGCTCGGCACCGGCGCGAATCAGACGTTCGAGCAGCTGGGCTACTTCGGCACCCAGATGCGCGAGACCATCAGCCTCGGCCTCGCCCCGGAAATGGGGGGAGACGGGCCTGGCGATTTGTCTTCGCTCAATGCGCAGTGGCGCTCGGCAACATGCCGAGTGTTGGTGGCCGCCACCGGAACCCGCTCGGCCAACGCCGGGCCGGTGCAGTTCGACATCCCGTTGCGTGAGCCTTTGGTGCCCGATGCCCGGGACAACTTGGACGCCGGCATCGACTATTGCCCCCAGGGACGCCCCGGCGGCAAGCCGTGGACATACACGCCTGCCGTCACCTTCGACCAGCCGCTCGATATCGACCTGACACCCGACACCGTCGTCATCGCCGGGCACGGCGCCGGTGTGCACCCCAATCTGGCCGCATTGCCGACCGTCGCGGAGCCCACCGCACCGCCCGCCGCCAACCCACTGCATCCGTTCGCCCTGCGACTGGTCCGCCCGCAGCAGGTGATCATGCTCGGCCGCCCGACGCTGCACCGGCCGGTGTCGACGCTGCTGGCCGATCCGGCGGTCCCGGTGTACGCGCTGACGACCGGCCCGCGCTGGCCCGACGTCTCGGGGAACTCGGCGGCCACAGGCACCCGGGCGGTAACCACGGGCGATCCCGATCCTGCCTGGTTGGAGCGTTGCGCCGAGGTCAATCGGCACGCGGTCGACGCGGTGCGCGCGCAACTCGAGGCGCATCCGCTCAAGACTGGACTGCATGTCGCGGCCGCGGTGGCCGACGCAATCCGGCCGGGCGATCAGTTGGTGCTCGGGGCATCCAACCCGGTCCGGGATGCGGCGTTGGTCGGCCTGAACACCCAGGGCATCAAGGTGCGGTCCAACCGGGGCGTCGCGGGCATCGACGGCACGGTATCGACGACGATCGGCGCGGCGCTTGCCCACGAACGGGAGGCCGGTGGGAGCAACCCGGGCCGCACCATCGCGCTCATCGGGGACCTGACGTTCGTGCACGACAGTTCCGGGCTGCTGATCGGTCCGACAGAGCCGATGCCGCGCAACCTGACCATCGTCGTGTCCAACGACAACGGCGGCGGCATTTTCGAACTGCTCGAGCAGGGCGATCCACGGTTCTCCGACGTATCGTCGCGGATCTTCGGTACGCCCCACGATGTGGACGTCGGCGCCTTGTGCCGCGCGTACCACGTCGAGAGCCGTCAGATCGAAGTCGACGGGCTGGTGGATGCGCTGAATGAGCCGTTCGACGGGATGCGGGTGCTGGAGGTGAAGGCCGACCGGTCGTCGTTGCGAGCGCTGCATGCGGCGATCAAGGCTGCACTGTGA
- a CDS encoding DsbA family protein, with product MRIFRVASVLAIAVVLAVAGCTTHVSGTAQRDRTEPPLVVSEDGFGIAAGFDDAPTRIEIFTEPQCSHCADLQTDFGDQFAYYIGVGALQITYRPLTFLDSGSGGYSANVSNALFLAAEGDATGTQFQRFVQELYAHQQRTKGGLGPTNDEMAEMAKSAGMPDTVADRIADGGSAIDTAEMEDANFGYLYDVDTMNTGTPTVYDPENDTKIDIFDNDWLNKLMQT from the coding sequence ATGCGGATATTCCGGGTGGCATCGGTGCTGGCCATCGCCGTGGTACTTGCCGTCGCCGGCTGCACGACGCACGTATCAGGCACCGCGCAACGGGATCGGACTGAGCCCCCGCTCGTCGTGAGCGAAGACGGCTTCGGTATCGCCGCAGGTTTCGACGATGCACCGACCCGCATCGAGATCTTCACCGAGCCGCAGTGTTCGCATTGCGCGGATTTGCAGACCGATTTCGGCGACCAGTTCGCCTACTACATCGGTGTCGGCGCGCTGCAGATCACCTACCGGCCGTTGACGTTCCTGGACAGTGGCTCCGGCGGGTACTCGGCGAATGTGAGCAACGCGTTGTTCCTTGCCGCCGAGGGCGATGCGACGGGAACGCAGTTCCAGCGCTTCGTTCAGGAGTTGTACGCCCACCAGCAACGGACCAAGGGCGGGCTCGGCCCCACCAACGACGAGATGGCAGAGATGGCGAAGTCCGCGGGCATGCCGGACACCGTCGCCGACCGCATCGCCGACGGTGGGTCAGCGATCGACACCGCGGAGATGGAAGACGCCAACTTCGGGTACCTGTACGACGTCGACACGATGAACACCGGCACGCCAACGGTTTACGACCCGGAGAACGATACGAAGATCGACATCTTCGACAACGACTGGTTGAACAAGCTGATGCAGACCTGA
- a CDS encoding glycosyltransferase family 4 protein, which yields MRVAMVAESFLPNVNGVTNSVLRVIEHLRCTGHEALVIAPDTPRGEPPASKIHEGVRVHRVPSRMFPKVNSLPLGIPRPRMMNVLRGFDPDVVHLASPALLGYGGLHAARHLGVPTVAVFQTDVAGFAESYGVGFAARTAWAWTRHLHSRADRTLAPSTAAMENLTAHRIPRVHKWARGVDITGFAPSARDENLRRMWSPQNKPIVGFVGRLAPEKHVERLATLSARKDLQLVIVGDGVDRAKLETLLPSAVFTGALYGGELAAAYASMDVFVHPGEHETFCQAVQEAMASGLPAIAPNAGGPRDLVTPYRTGLLLSVDEFEDKLPEAVDHLIAERQRYSVAARRSVLTRTWPAICDELLGHYDEVIGLRRLKAA from the coding sequence GTGCGCGTGGCAATGGTCGCAGAGTCCTTCCTCCCGAATGTCAACGGCGTCACCAACTCGGTGCTTCGGGTGATCGAGCATCTTCGCTGCACGGGTCACGAGGCCCTTGTCATCGCGCCGGACACCCCGCGGGGTGAGCCGCCGGCCTCCAAGATCCATGAGGGCGTCCGTGTTCACCGGGTGCCGTCGCGGATGTTCCCGAAGGTCAATTCGCTCCCGCTTGGCATCCCACGCCCCCGAATGATGAACGTGCTGCGCGGGTTCGACCCCGACGTCGTGCATCTGGCTTCGCCGGCGCTGCTGGGCTACGGCGGGCTGCACGCGGCGCGCCACCTCGGCGTGCCGACGGTCGCGGTATTCCAAACCGACGTCGCAGGTTTCGCCGAGAGCTACGGCGTCGGTTTTGCCGCCAGGACCGCCTGGGCATGGACGCGGCACCTGCACAGTAGGGCCGACCGCACGCTGGCCCCGTCAACCGCGGCGATGGAAAACCTGACGGCCCACCGGATCCCGCGGGTGCACAAGTGGGCGCGTGGGGTCGACATCACCGGTTTCGCACCCTCGGCGCGCGACGAGAACCTGCGCCGCATGTGGTCGCCGCAGAATAAGCCGATCGTCGGTTTTGTCGGGCGTCTAGCGCCCGAGAAGCACGTCGAGCGGTTGGCGACACTGTCGGCACGCAAGGATCTTCAGCTGGTCATCGTCGGTGACGGCGTCGACCGCGCGAAGCTCGAAACTCTCTTGCCGTCAGCGGTTTTCACCGGCGCACTGTACGGAGGAGAGCTGGCGGCGGCGTACGCCAGCATGGATGTCTTCGTTCACCCCGGCGAACATGAGACCTTCTGTCAGGCGGTGCAGGAGGCGATGGCCTCGGGTCTGCCTGCGATCGCGCCCAATGCCGGCGGGCCACGCGATCTCGTCACCCCGTACCGCACCGGCCTGCTGTTGTCGGTCGACGAGTTCGAAGACAAACTGCCCGAGGCCGTCGACCATCTGATCGCCGAACGGCAGCGGTATTCGGTGGCAGCGCGTCGCAGCGTGTTGACCCGGACATGGCCCGCGATCTGCGACGAGTTGCTCGGCCACTACGACGAGGTCATCGGCCTGCGCCGTCTCAAAGCTGCCTGA
- a CDS encoding alpha/beta fold hydrolase, which translates to MELEYDDRGKGDPVLFIAGRGGAGRTWHLHQVPEFQRAGYRCITFDNRGIGATENADGFGTAEMVADTAELIEKLDVGPARIVGVSMGAYIAQELMLARPELVRASVLMATRGRQDRARAFFRDAERELYDAGIELPASYDAKIRLMESFSPKSLNNDNFVGDWAEMFTMWPTKPSPGQRCQIDAGPTADRLPAYKSITTPTLVIGFADDIVLPPHLGREVANAIRTGYYLEIADTGHLGFIEKPQEVNTAVLKFFADSL; encoded by the coding sequence GTGGAATTGGAGTACGACGACCGCGGCAAAGGCGATCCGGTGCTGTTCATCGCGGGTAGGGGCGGGGCTGGGCGTACCTGGCACCTGCATCAGGTGCCGGAGTTTCAACGCGCCGGATACCGCTGCATCACCTTCGACAACCGCGGGATCGGCGCCACCGAGAATGCCGACGGCTTCGGGACCGCGGAAATGGTCGCGGACACCGCCGAATTGATCGAGAAGCTCGACGTCGGGCCCGCGCGCATTGTCGGGGTATCGATGGGCGCTTACATCGCCCAGGAGCTGATGCTGGCGCGGCCGGAGTTGGTTCGTGCGTCGGTGCTGATGGCCACCCGTGGCAGGCAGGATCGCGCCCGCGCCTTCTTCCGCGACGCCGAACGCGAACTCTACGACGCCGGTATCGAGCTGCCCGCCTCCTATGACGCGAAAATCCGTCTGATGGAGAGCTTTTCACCCAAGTCGCTGAACAACGACAATTTCGTGGGCGACTGGGCCGAAATGTTCACGATGTGGCCCACCAAACCGTCACCCGGGCAGCGCTGCCAGATCGACGCCGGACCGACGGCCGATCGCCTACCTGCTTACAAAAGTATTACGACGCCAACGCTCGTCATCGGGTTCGCCGACGACATCGTGCTGCCGCCGCATCTGGGCCGCGAGGTCGCCAATGCCATCCGCACCGGCTACTACCTGGAGATTGCCGACACCGGCCACCTCGGATTCATTGAAAAGCCGCAGGAAGTCAACACCGCGGTGCTGAAATTCTTCGCCGATAGTCTGTAG
- a CDS encoding DUF3592 domain-containing protein, producing the protein MKRVIALWRKLVPRLTRDPDETRSGRTFRRIRIGIVLVASLVTLQSALMVVGAWRDDRQIERHMGVAAAEVLSAGPRRSTIEFVTPDRVTYRPELGVLYPSELEAGMRIYVEYDANNPDLVRVRDRNASLAIIPAGSIAVVGWLIAVMLLAGLAFLERRPSRTHLSG; encoded by the coding sequence GTGAAGCGGGTGATCGCGTTGTGGCGCAAGCTGGTTCCGCGGCTGACGCGTGACCCCGACGAGACGCGATCCGGGCGCACGTTCCGGCGCATCCGGATCGGAATCGTGCTCGTGGCGTCTCTGGTGACGCTGCAATCGGCACTCATGGTGGTGGGCGCCTGGCGGGACGACCGGCAGATCGAACGGCACATGGGCGTGGCCGCCGCCGAGGTGCTCAGCGCTGGACCGCGACGGTCGACGATCGAGTTCGTCACGCCCGACCGCGTGACCTATCGCCCCGAACTGGGTGTGCTGTACCCGTCCGAACTGGAAGCGGGCATGCGCATCTATGTCGAATACGACGCGAACAACCCGGATTTGGTGCGGGTGCGGGACCGCAACGCGTCGCTGGCGATCATCCCGGCGGGCTCGATCGCGGTGGTCGGCTGGCTGATCGCGGTAATGCTGCTCGCCGGGCTCGCATTCTTGGAGCGCCGGCCCTCCCGAACTCACCTATCCGGGTAA
- a CDS encoding demethylmenaquinone methyltransferase: MNRATLDKDPHEVASMFDGVARRYDLTNTVLSLGQDRFWRRATREALRIGPSDKVLDLAAGTAVSTVELQTSGAWCVAADFSVGMLAAGSARKVPKVAADATKLPFDDGVFDAVTISFGLRNIVDHGAALREMARVTRPGGRLVVCEFSTPTARLFATVYKEYLMQALPRMARAVSSNPDAYVYLAESIRAWPDQPDLSRRIADAGWSAVRWRNLTGGIVALHAATKPSL, from the coding sequence GTGAACCGCGCGACGCTGGACAAGGACCCACACGAGGTCGCATCGATGTTCGACGGGGTAGCGCGCCGCTACGACCTGACGAACACGGTGCTGTCCCTCGGTCAGGACCGATTCTGGCGGCGAGCGACGCGCGAGGCGCTGCGGATCGGGCCTTCTGACAAGGTGCTGGACCTCGCGGCCGGCACCGCGGTGTCGACGGTGGAGCTCCAGACCTCGGGGGCGTGGTGTGTGGCCGCGGACTTCTCCGTCGGCATGCTCGCCGCGGGCAGCGCGCGCAAGGTGCCCAAGGTTGCCGCGGACGCGACGAAGCTGCCGTTCGACGACGGCGTGTTCGATGCGGTGACCATCAGCTTCGGGTTGCGCAACATCGTCGACCACGGCGCCGCTCTTCGTGAGATGGCACGCGTGACGCGGCCAGGCGGGAGGCTGGTCGTGTGCGAGTTCTCAACACCGACGGCCCGGCTGTTCGCCACGGTGTACAAGGAGTACCTCATGCAGGCGCTGCCGCGGATGGCGCGTGCGGTGTCGTCGAACCCCGATGCCTACGTGTACCTCGCGGAGTCGATCCGCGCGTGGCCCGACCAGCCGGACCTTTCGCGTCGCATCGCCGACGCGGGCTGGTCGGCGGTTCGGTGGCGCAATCTAACCGGTGGCATCGTGGCGCTGCACGCCGCGACCAAGCCGTCGCTCTGA
- a CDS encoding FAD-binding domain encodes MRIAINGAGIAGPAFAHWMHRTGHDVTLIEQAAKFRTGGYLIDFWGLGYSIAQKMGIEKEVLAAGYRIKELRSVRADGSTSARLNVDPIRRMTEGRYTSVARGDLAAAIYRTVEDDIETIYSDTITAIDDRADCVSVEFEHSAPRDFDLVIGADGLHSTVRRLAFGAESASERYLGCHVAACVIDGYRPRDELVYLTHNLPGRQVGRASLGDDRTMILFIFRAPTPRNPPDLESCKDLLRNEFAGGGWECAEILEALDQAEDLYFDVVSQIRLDRWTSGRVALIGDAAACVSLLAGEGTGLAMVEAYVLAGELARAGGDLPQAFAAYEDRLRQFITQKQDSAIKFIPFFVARSRPGIWFRNLGMRAMNLPIGNLVLTRALRDDLDLPDYDL; translated from the coding sequence ATGCGAATCGCCATCAACGGCGCCGGCATCGCGGGGCCAGCGTTCGCGCACTGGATGCACCGCACCGGCCACGACGTCACATTGATCGAGCAGGCGGCCAAATTCCGCACCGGCGGCTACCTCATCGACTTCTGGGGGCTGGGCTACTCCATCGCGCAGAAGATGGGAATAGAAAAGGAGGTCCTGGCTGCGGGCTACCGGATCAAGGAACTCCGGTCAGTCCGCGCGGACGGAAGCACATCGGCCCGCCTGAACGTGGACCCGATTCGACGTATGACGGAGGGTCGGTACACCAGCGTGGCCCGCGGCGATCTGGCGGCCGCGATCTACCGCACCGTCGAAGACGACATCGAGACAATCTATTCCGACACCATCACCGCCATCGACGACCGAGCGGACTGCGTCTCGGTCGAGTTCGAGCACAGCGCACCTCGGGACTTCGATCTCGTCATCGGAGCCGACGGCCTGCATTCCACGGTTCGCCGGCTGGCCTTCGGGGCGGAGTCGGCGAGTGAGCGTTACCTCGGCTGCCACGTGGCGGCATGCGTGATCGACGGATATCGGCCACGCGACGAGCTCGTGTACCTGACCCACAACCTGCCCGGCAGACAGGTCGGGCGGGCTTCCCTCGGTGATGACCGCACGATGATCCTTTTCATCTTCCGGGCTCCCACACCGCGCAATCCCCCTGATCTTGAGTCATGTAAAGACTTGTTACGAAACGAATTTGCCGGCGGAGGATGGGAGTGCGCTGAAATTCTCGAGGCCCTGGACCAGGCGGAGGACCTGTACTTCGACGTCGTCAGCCAGATACGGCTCGACCGCTGGACATCGGGCCGCGTCGCACTCATCGGCGACGCTGCCGCGTGTGTGTCTCTACTCGCCGGCGAGGGAACGGGTCTGGCCATGGTCGAGGCATATGTGCTGGCAGGAGAGCTCGCCCGGGCCGGCGGCGATCTTCCGCAGGCGTTCGCCGCCTACGAGGACCGGCTCAGACAATTCATCACGCAAAAGCAGGACAGCGCAATCAAATTCATCCCGTTCTTCGTTGCTCGCAGCCGCCCGGGCATCTGGTTTCGCAATCTCGGCATGCGGGCGATGAATCTGCCGATCGGCAATCTGGTGTTGACTCGCGCTCTCCGCGATGACCTCGACCTACCCGATTATGATCTGTGA
- a CDS encoding MarR family winged helix-turn-helix transcriptional regulator, with protein MPSTKNVGTPGDSEDFLVHLEHATRGLLALNVSVLERMEKRIGLAPLRALQSLERLGPSLVTELGVDLDLLPSTASRLSDRLASSGYITRSISPTNRRATLLELTPAGRAVLEELFTLRLEAFGEITRHMSASDCAALIQGTQAFTAVHRELSGRPHVRQP; from the coding sequence ATGCCCTCGACGAAGAACGTAGGAACGCCGGGCGATTCAGAGGACTTCCTCGTGCACCTCGAGCACGCCACCCGCGGACTGCTGGCGCTGAATGTCTCTGTGCTCGAGCGCATGGAGAAGCGGATTGGCCTAGCGCCCCTACGAGCCCTACAGTCGCTGGAACGGCTCGGCCCAAGCCTGGTAACCGAGTTGGGTGTCGATCTGGACCTGTTGCCGTCCACGGCCAGCCGACTCAGTGACCGGCTGGCCAGCTCCGGCTACATCACCCGCAGTATCTCTCCGACAAATCGGCGCGCCACGCTGCTCGAGTTGACCCCCGCCGGCCGAGCGGTGCTGGAGGAGCTGTTCACCCTGCGCCTTGAGGCCTTCGGTGAGATCACGCGTCACATGAGCGCATCCGACTGTGCCGCGCTGATCCAAGGCACGCAGGCATTTACCGCTGTGCATCGCGAGCTATCCGGCAGACCGCACGTCCGCCAGCCGTGA
- a CDS encoding nitroreductase family deazaflavin-dependent oxidoreductase, translated as MSNAITARGVKLVERVLHSRTLTRAPIWVYRAGLGFVFGSRMLMLEHIGRRTGATRYVVLEVIDHPDPDSYIVASGFGTRAQWFKNVQANPQVKISAGGRRSVPAEARHLTTAEADAALQSYIARHPGAWSALKPAIESTLGESVSEHDTTLPMVLFSLR; from the coding sequence ATGTCGAACGCCATCACCGCGCGGGGTGTGAAACTGGTTGAGCGCGTATTGCATTCGCGCACGCTTACCCGTGCGCCGATCTGGGTGTATCGCGCGGGCCTCGGATTTGTCTTCGGGTCACGAATGCTGATGCTCGAGCACATCGGGCGGCGCACCGGTGCGACGCGATACGTAGTGCTGGAGGTCATCGATCATCCCGATCCTGACAGCTACATCGTCGCATCCGGGTTCGGCACCCGAGCGCAATGGTTCAAGAACGTCCAAGCGAATCCGCAGGTCAAGATCTCGGCCGGCGGGAGGCGATCGGTACCTGCCGAGGCCCGCCATCTGACCACCGCCGAAGCCGACGCCGCTCTGCAGTCCTACATCGCCCGGCACCCCGGGGCGTGGTCGGCGCTCAAACCGGCGATCGAAAGCACGCTCGGGGAGTCGGTCTCCGAACACGACACCACACTTCCGATGGTCTTGTTCAGCCTCCGCTGA
- a CDS encoding hydroxysqualene dehydroxylase codes for MPGGVQRAPLSRRTFLVGTATAAALTALPPSVSAAPGKSVAVFGAGIAGLTAAHELVDRGYTVTVYERKALGGKARSIPVPNSGATPLPAEHGFRFFPGFYRNVTDTMRRIPFPGNGNGAWENLTRATSYLHSGMGRSDLTVPLPFPLPTLPNPITPKAFIESVTTVFETLFRLPLWEAAYAAQKLAVYVTSSNERKLGQWENMTWEDYIGANRKSAEYNRYLADGIIRNLAASKSRDASAHSIGLVGEASVWSILLFGNDIDGKGFDRVLNGPTSSQWLDPWVDHLRDQGVTFHVGRALSRLTPNGRHIQSATVTGTNGIPQQVTHDWYVSAVPCEKLAAVLTPDLLDADPLLANIALLRTEWMNGLMFYLKKRVDVTKGHVNYVDSAWAITSISEAQFWKKSLTTYGDGTVKDCMSAIISDWSTPGNFNRKSAMDCTPDEIADEAWSQIKAHLNDTDTVVTDSMLHSWFLDPSIIDSGTPDVRNDEPLFIQDPGSWNRRPTAVTAIDNLFLAGEWIKTDQNVTTMEGANEGGRYAANGVLQASGYNGDMVKIVELFQAPWWAPFKQVDRGRYRSGLPHVLDILDTRWPSR; via the coding sequence ATGCCGGGTGGGGTCCAGCGCGCGCCCTTGAGTCGCCGAACGTTCCTGGTGGGAACTGCCACCGCGGCGGCGCTGACGGCGTTGCCCCCGAGCGTCAGCGCCGCACCCGGCAAGTCGGTTGCGGTGTTCGGAGCGGGGATCGCCGGGCTCACGGCCGCGCACGAGTTGGTCGACCGCGGCTACACGGTTACGGTCTACGAACGCAAGGCGCTCGGCGGTAAGGCCCGGTCGATTCCGGTGCCGAACTCGGGTGCGACGCCGTTGCCCGCCGAACACGGCTTCCGGTTCTTTCCGGGCTTCTACCGCAACGTCACCGACACGATGCGACGAATTCCCTTTCCCGGCAACGGGAACGGCGCATGGGAGAACCTGACTCGTGCGACGTCCTACCTGCATTCCGGGATGGGGCGCTCCGATCTGACTGTGCCGCTGCCATTTCCGCTGCCGACGTTGCCGAATCCGATCACGCCCAAGGCGTTCATCGAATCGGTGACGACGGTGTTCGAGACGCTGTTCCGGTTGCCGCTATGGGAGGCCGCCTACGCGGCCCAGAAGCTGGCGGTCTACGTCACCAGCAGCAACGAGCGCAAGCTCGGCCAGTGGGAGAACATGACGTGGGAAGACTACATCGGTGCGAACAGGAAGTCTGCCGAGTACAACCGCTACCTGGCCGACGGCATCATTCGCAACCTGGCTGCCTCGAAATCGCGTGACGCCAGCGCACATTCGATCGGGCTGGTTGGTGAGGCATCAGTCTGGTCGATCCTGCTGTTCGGCAACGACATCGACGGCAAAGGCTTCGACCGCGTGTTGAACGGACCCACCAGCTCGCAGTGGCTCGACCCCTGGGTGGACCACCTGCGCGACCAGGGGGTCACATTCCACGTCGGTCGCGCGTTGTCACGACTCACCCCCAATGGCAGGCATATTCAGTCCGCGACGGTCACCGGCACCAACGGCATACCGCAGCAGGTCACCCACGATTGGTACGTGTCGGCGGTGCCCTGCGAGAAGCTGGCAGCGGTGCTCACGCCCGACCTGCTCGACGCCGATCCGCTGTTGGCCAACATCGCGCTGTTGCGTACCGAGTGGATGAACGGCCTGATGTTCTACCTCAAGAAGCGCGTCGACGTGACGAAGGGCCATGTCAACTACGTCGACTCGGCTTGGGCGATCACCTCGATCAGCGAAGCGCAGTTCTGGAAGAAGAGCCTGACCACGTACGGCGACGGCACCGTCAAGGACTGCATGTCGGCGATCATTTCGGACTGGTCCACGCCGGGCAACTTCAACCGCAAGAGCGCCATGGACTGCACACCCGACGAGATCGCCGACGAGGCGTGGTCGCAGATCAAGGCGCACCTCAACGACACCGACACGGTCGTCACCGACAGCATGTTGCATTCGTGGTTCCTTGACCCCTCGATCATCGACTCCGGCACGCCGGACGTCCGCAACGACGAACCGTTGTTCATTCAGGACCCCGGGTCCTGGAACCGTCGGCCCACCGCGGTCACCGCAATCGACAATCTGTTCCTCGCAGGCGAATGGATCAAGACGGACCAGAACGTCACGACCATGGAGGGCGCCAACGAGGGCGGACGCTACGCGGCCAACGGCGTGCTGCAGGCCTCTGGCTACAACGGCGACATGGTCAAGATCGTCGAGTTGTTCCAGGCGCCGTGGTGGGCGCCGTTCAAACAGGTCGATCGGGGACGCTACCGCTCGGGTCTGCCGCACGTCCTCGACATACTCGACACTCGCTGGCCGAGTCGATGA
- a CDS encoding SDR family oxidoreductase, with protein sequence MAAKVWFITGTSRGFGREWAIAALERGDKVAATARNTATLDDLAAKFGEALLPIQLDVTDRDADFAAIKAAHDHFGRLDIVVNNAGYGHFGFIEELTESEARDQIETNVFGALWITQAALPFLRAQRSGHIIQVSSIGGITAFQNVGIYHASKWALEGFSQSLAQEVAPFGIHVTLIEPGGFATDWAGASSKRSQPLPGYKEVHEEADRLRSQRVSAPGDPKASAAAVLKIVDAEKPPLRIFFGELPLQLAKADYESRLKNWEEWQPVSIEAQG encoded by the coding sequence ATGGCTGCAAAGGTTTGGTTCATCACGGGGACATCGCGTGGCTTCGGCCGGGAGTGGGCCATAGCGGCGCTCGAGCGCGGCGACAAAGTTGCGGCGACTGCGCGGAACACGGCGACTCTCGACGATCTGGCTGCGAAGTTCGGGGAGGCACTGTTGCCGATTCAGCTCGACGTGACCGACCGCGACGCAGACTTCGCCGCCATCAAGGCTGCGCATGACCACTTCGGACGGCTCGACATCGTCGTCAACAATGCGGGCTACGGCCACTTCGGCTTCATCGAGGAGCTGACCGAGTCCGAGGCGCGCGACCAGATCGAGACCAACGTGTTCGGCGCGCTGTGGATCACTCAGGCGGCGCTGCCGTTTCTGCGGGCTCAGCGCAGCGGACACATCATCCAGGTGTCGTCGATCGGCGGGATCACCGCGTTCCAGAACGTCGGCATCTATCACGCGTCGAAGTGGGCGCTGGAAGGGTTCTCGCAGTCCCTTGCGCAGGAGGTCGCGCCGTTCGGGATTCACGTGACGTTGATCGAGCCGGGTGGCTTCGCGACCGACTGGGCGGGTGCGTCGTCGAAGCGGTCGCAACCGCTGCCCGGCTACAAAGAGGTGCACGAGGAAGCGGACCGACTACGCAGCCAGCGCGTGTCGGCGCCCGGCGACCCGAAGGCGTCCGCGGCGGCGGTGCTCAAGATCGTCGACGCCGAGAAGCCGCCGCTGCGAATCTTTTTCGGTGAGCTACCGCTGCAGCTGGCCAAGGCCGATTACGAGAGCCGGCTGAAGAACTGGGAGGAATGGCAGCCGGTCTCGATCGAGGCGCAGGGCTAG